In Leptodesmis sichuanensis A121, the following are encoded in one genomic region:
- a CDS encoding SH3 domain-containing protein: MKPINFVQSASAHQDSTSVGQLCSIKHQVWKFPTLAGLTFLSAAIALLGLGIHADQTLAQSRHHWRRGSYPEARRSTPPDRTGVVSTNSGIGLNIRSGPGLHFPIIGGAPDGAFLELTGRPVVANCYTWRQVTTGGWVATEYVAGSFGGCRPGPVHPPVGIAPPVPPPAGWRGGPYVVVVPPIGGNLPNQLSWVRQFVPGAFRDAALPGQFINAGSFRDYDAAQSQSYFLRSQGFDARVYFAYR; encoded by the coding sequence ATGAAACCTATTAATTTTGTGCAGTCTGCTTCTGCACATCAAGATTCCACTTCGGTGGGGCAACTCTGCTCCATTAAACATCAAGTTTGGAAATTTCCAACACTGGCTGGGCTAACTTTTTTGAGTGCCGCGATCGCCCTTTTGGGATTGGGCATTCATGCGGATCAGACCCTGGCTCAAAGCCGCCATCACTGGAGACGTGGGAGTTATCCCGAAGCTCGCAGAAGCACTCCCCCCGATCGCACTGGCGTGGTATCCACCAACAGTGGGATTGGCTTAAATATTCGCTCTGGCCCCGGTCTGCACTTCCCAATTATTGGGGGTGCCCCAGATGGCGCGTTTCTGGAGTTAACGGGCAGACCTGTAGTAGCCAATTGCTATACCTGGCGACAAGTTACCACGGGGGGATGGGTGGCTACAGAATACGTTGCAGGCAGCTTTGGTGGTTGTAGGCCAGGTCCCGTTCATCCCCCGGTTGGTATTGCTCCCCCTGTTCCTCCCCCTGCTGGCTGGCGAGGTGGCCCTTACGTCGTGGTGGTTCCCCCAATAGGCGGCAATTTGCCCAATCAGTTGTCCTGGGTAAGACAGTTTGTTCCTGGCGCGTTTCGAGACGCGGCTTTACCAGGCCAGTTCATCAATGCTGGCAGTTTCAGAGATTATGATGCGGCTCAATCCCAGAGCTATTTTCTGCGATCGCAGGGCTTTGATGCTCGCGTCTATTTCGCCTACCGATAA
- the ftsE gene encoding cell division ATP-binding protein FtsE — translation MSHAPTQSSLNSPTQATPASERQSATAAETSRRIMVSLQEVSKTYGSGSRALVDLNLQIRQGDFLFITGPSGSGKSTLLKLLYGEERATTGEVIVDGLRVADLKGDRLSELRRRIGIVFQDYKLIPRRTVAENIAFVLWAQGFSRQEIDRRLPPALKMVGLPHKANSFPEELSGGEQQRVSIARAIVGTPPILLADEPTGNLDADNSWQVIKILKKLNAIGITVIVTTHDERLIRQSKHPVVQLRNGRLFVPKT, via the coding sequence ATGTCCCATGCTCCTACCCAGTCATCCTTAAATTCCCCCACTCAGGCCACACCAGCCTCTGAGCGGCAATCCGCAACTGCGGCTGAGACATCCCGCCGCATTATGGTGTCCTTGCAAGAGGTGAGTAAAACCTACGGGAGTGGTTCCAGGGCACTGGTGGATCTGAATCTGCAAATTCGCCAGGGCGATTTTCTGTTTATTACGGGGCCATCAGGATCTGGTAAGTCCACTTTATTAAAGCTGTTATATGGGGAAGAGCGAGCCACCACGGGAGAGGTGATCGTGGATGGTCTGCGAGTGGCGGATTTGAAGGGCGATCGTTTGTCAGAGTTGCGCCGCCGGATTGGGATTGTGTTTCAGGATTACAAATTAATTCCTCGCCGTACCGTTGCTGAAAATATCGCGTTTGTCTTATGGGCGCAGGGATTCAGTCGTCAGGAAATCGATCGCCGCCTGCCGCCTGCTTTGAAAATGGTGGGTCTGCCTCATAAAGCCAATAGTTTTCCGGAGGAACTATCTGGTGGAGAGCAGCAACGGGTCAGTATTGCACGGGCGATCGTGGGTACACCTCCTATCCTGCTGGCAGATGAGCCAACCGGAAACCTGGATGCCGACAACTCCTGGCAGGTGATTAAGATTCTCAAAAAGTTGAATGCGATCGGGATTACGGTGATTGTGACGACCCACGATGAACGTCTGATTCGCCAATCCAAGCATCCCGTTGTGCAACTGCGAAATGGACGGCTATTTGTTCCAAAAACCTGA
- a CDS encoding ABC transporter permease — MQALDKKLIRDLWHLWGQVLAISLIVACGIAIFVAMSGTYQSLKLTQAAYYDQYRFAQVFAQLKRAPDSLIEQIRAIPGVAQVQTRIVMEVTLDIPGHREPATGRLVSIPETPRLMLNDLYLRQGRYIEPGQADEVLVSEAFAIANHLQLGDRLGAIINGRWQSLRIVGIALSPEYVYEIRPGDFFPDNQRFGVLWMGQKAVGTAFDMDGAFNDVALTLSPGANVSDVIFRLDRLLTPYGGFGAIQRKDQISHRFISDEITQLKAHAMILPAIFLGIGAFLLHIVLTRLISTQRDQIAILKAFGYSNWQIGSHFLKLVLVIVFVGTAIGTLTGLWLGSSLTRLYTEFYRFPLLQYEVQPGTAIVAILISAGSALLGAFAAVKRAISLPPAEAMRPEPPAQFRRTIMERLGLQRWLSPVGRIILRNLERKPIQSVLSIIGISLAVALLVVGHFSFDAMDYLMDVQFRIIQRDDVTILFNQPRSARARYDVSSLPGVLYAEPFRSVSARLRYDHRSRQIAILGLEPQGELRQLVDLNLNPVPLPPDGMLLTTKLAELLHVKPGDRLTVEVLEGDRPIRTVLVAGTIDELLGVSAYMDIHALNRLMQEGETISGAFLAVDVRQLDDLYSLLKRTPAVASVSLRQAMMQHMQETIARSQQIMNVTEVIFACVIAFGVIYNAARISLSERSRELATLRIIGFSQRQIAVVLLGEQAVLTVAAIPVGWALGYGLAALLTLAYNTELYRFPLIVTKASYLFSFSVIAIAALLSGLFINHQLRRLDLITVLKTSE, encoded by the coding sequence ATGCAGGCACTGGATAAAAAACTGATCCGGGATTTGTGGCATTTGTGGGGACAGGTGCTGGCGATCTCGTTGATCGTCGCCTGTGGCATTGCCATTTTCGTTGCCATGAGTGGCACCTATCAATCCTTGAAACTAACCCAGGCGGCCTATTACGACCAGTACCGTTTTGCTCAGGTATTTGCGCAACTGAAGCGGGCACCAGATTCTCTAATAGAACAAATTCGTGCCATTCCGGGTGTGGCGCAGGTACAAACCCGAATTGTCATGGAAGTTACTCTGGATATTCCCGGTCATCGAGAGCCTGCCACAGGACGGTTGGTGTCCATTCCTGAAACCCCACGCCTTATGTTAAATGATTTGTATCTGCGACAGGGACGCTATATCGAACCGGGTCAGGCGGACGAAGTGCTGGTCAGTGAAGCTTTTGCGATCGCCAATCATTTGCAACTGGGCGATCGCTTGGGAGCCATCATCAACGGTCGTTGGCAATCGCTGCGAATTGTTGGCATTGCCCTCTCTCCAGAGTATGTGTATGAAATTCGCCCTGGAGATTTTTTCCCCGATAATCAACGATTCGGGGTGCTATGGATGGGGCAGAAAGCGGTGGGAACGGCCTTCGATATGGATGGAGCCTTTAACGATGTGGCCTTAACCCTCAGTCCAGGAGCGAATGTGAGCGATGTCATCTTTCGGTTGGATCGCCTCCTGACTCCCTACGGTGGCTTTGGGGCGATTCAGCGCAAGGATCAGATTTCCCATCGCTTTATATCCGACGAGATTACCCAGCTTAAGGCGCATGCAATGATCCTACCCGCAATTTTTCTGGGCATTGGAGCCTTTTTGCTGCACATTGTCCTGACCCGGCTAATCAGCACCCAACGCGATCAGATCGCTATTCTGAAAGCCTTTGGCTACAGCAATTGGCAAATCGGTAGTCACTTTCTCAAACTGGTGCTGGTGATTGTGTTTGTGGGAACGGCGATCGGCACCCTTACGGGCCTCTGGTTGGGTTCTTCTCTAACCCGTCTGTATACCGAGTTTTACCGCTTTCCCCTGTTGCAGTATGAGGTACAACCGGGAACCGCGATCGTCGCCATTCTGATCAGTGCTGGTTCGGCTTTGCTGGGGGCTTTTGCGGCGGTCAAACGAGCGATCTCTCTGCCTCCTGCCGAAGCGATGCGTCCCGAACCTCCTGCCCAGTTTCGCCGCACTATCATGGAGCGCTTGGGGTTACAACGCTGGTTGTCTCCTGTGGGTCGAATTATTCTCCGTAATCTGGAACGTAAACCGATTCAGTCTGTGCTGTCTATCATCGGAATTTCCCTGGCGGTTGCTCTATTAGTGGTGGGGCACTTCTCCTTTGATGCCATGGACTATCTGATGGATGTGCAATTTCGCATCATTCAGCGAGATGATGTCACGATTCTGTTTAATCAACCTCGTTCTGCCCGTGCCCGATATGACGTTTCTAGCTTACCGGGAGTGCTGTATGCCGAACCTTTTCGCTCTGTGTCTGCCCGCTTACGGTACGACCATCGCTCGCGTCAAATTGCCATTTTGGGATTAGAACCGCAGGGAGAATTGCGGCAGTTGGTCGATCTCAATCTCAATCCCGTTCCTCTCCCGCCGGATGGGATGCTGCTGACGACCAAATTGGCGGAACTGTTGCACGTGAAACCGGGCGATCGCTTAACGGTGGAAGTTCTGGAAGGCGATCGTCCAATTCGCACCGTACTTGTAGCAGGAACGATCGATGAACTGCTGGGCGTTTCTGCTTATATGGATATTCATGCCCTGAATCGACTGATGCAGGAAGGAGAAACTATATCCGGCGCTTTTCTGGCGGTGGATGTGCGTCAGTTAGATGACCTGTATTCCCTCCTGAAACGAACTCCTGCGGTAGCCAGCGTCTCTCTCCGGCAGGCCATGATGCAACATATGCAAGAGACGATCGCCCGCAGTCAACAGATCATGAACGTGACGGAGGTTATCTTTGCCTGCGTCATCGCCTTTGGCGTAATTTACAACGCTGCCCGGATTTCCCTTTCAGAACGCAGCCGAGAACTGGCAACCCTGCGAATCATTGGCTTTTCTCAACGGCAAATTGCAGTAGTTTTGTTAGGAGAACAGGCCGTCTTAACAGTTGCGGCGATTCCGGTTGGGTGGGCTTTAGGTTATGGTCTGGCCGCTCTGCTCACCCTCGCCTATAACACCGAACTTTACCGCTTTCCGTTGATTGTTACCAAGGCCAGTTACCTATTTTCCTTTAGTGTGATTGCGATCGCGGCTCTGCTATCAGGTCTGTTTATTAATCATCAATTGAGGCGCTTAGATTTAATTACGGTATTAAAAACAAGCGAGTAA
- the ubiE gene encoding bifunctional demethylmenaquinone methyltransferase/2-methoxy-6-polyprenyl-1,4-benzoquinol methylase UbiE, protein MNTEPITSDSVRALFDRIAPVYDQLNNWLSLGQHRIWKRMAVKWSAAKPGDTCLDVCCGSGDLAQLLAEQVGKTGQIYGVDFSPEQLAIARQRVQDRFIELPIIWVEGDALNLPFPEQFFDAATMGYGLRNVTDIPRALQEIHRVLKPGSKAAILDFNHPDSPQVQAFQQWYLDTIVVPTAKQFGLTNEYAYIAPSLDRFPTRSQQITLAQQVGFSTVTHYPIAGGTMGVLVLIK, encoded by the coding sequence ATGAACACTGAACCCATTACGTCTGATTCCGTTCGTGCCCTGTTCGATCGCATTGCTCCGGTGTATGACCAGCTCAACAACTGGCTCAGCTTGGGGCAACATCGCATCTGGAAACGCATGGCGGTAAAGTGGAGTGCGGCTAAGCCAGGAGATACCTGCCTGGATGTGTGTTGTGGCAGCGGGGATTTAGCCCAACTGCTGGCAGAACAGGTGGGCAAAACGGGCCAGATCTACGGAGTCGATTTTTCCCCAGAACAATTAGCGATCGCCCGCCAGCGCGTGCAAGATCGGTTCATCGAATTGCCGATTATCTGGGTGGAAGGAGATGCCCTCAACCTACCTTTTCCTGAACAATTCTTTGATGCGGCCACCATGGGCTACGGCCTCCGCAACGTCACCGATATCCCCCGTGCTCTACAAGAAATCCATCGGGTCCTCAAGCCAGGAAGCAAAGCGGCCATTCTGGACTTCAACCACCCCGATAGCCCACAAGTTCAAGCCTTCCAGCAGTGGTATTTGGATACGATCGTCGTACCAACCGCCAAACAATTTGGTTTAACCAACGAATATGCCTACATTGCCCCCAGCCTGGATCGGTTCCCCACGCGATCGCAACAAATCACCCTTGCCCAGCAGGTAGGGTTTTCCACCGTCACTCATTACCCTATTGCGGGCGGTACGATGGGAGTGTTAGTCCTAATCAAATAA
- a CDS encoding cyclic 2,3-diphosphoglycerate synthase, protein MNEPQQSIQKSLPSNHRSPIRVLILGAAGRDFHNFNQVYRDHPEYEVVAFTATQITGISDRCYPASLAGSLYPDGIPILPESQLEDLCQKFAINQVVFAYSDVPHAQVMHVASRALAQGADFILLGPTHTMLKAPIPVIAVSAVRTGCGKSQTARWLSKQLRQRGLRVAVLRHPMPYGDLAQQAVQRFASLADLDAAHCTIEEREEYEPHLAIGNVVYAGVDYSRIVAQAASEADMILWDGGNNDFPFLVPDLHIVLVDPLRPGHETTHHPGETVLRMADVVVIAKVNAAATAAVQQVTETVRSINPRATIVRAASPIQLEESDRVRGKRVLVVEDGPTTTHGGMPYGAGYVATTQAQPAEIVDPRPYAVPEIAAVYTQYPHIGAILPAMGYSATQLAGLQQTINQAEADLVVAATPINLGALIQVNKPILRARYEFAEIGEPSLGNQLGRFLNSRS, encoded by the coding sequence ATGAACGAGCCACAACAATCCATTCAAAAAAGTCTTCCATCAAATCATCGATCGCCCATCCGAGTGCTGATTCTGGGTGCAGCAGGTCGAGATTTTCATAATTTTAATCAGGTTTACCGAGATCATCCGGAGTATGAAGTAGTGGCCTTTACCGCGACTCAGATTACCGGTATCAGCGATCGCTGCTATCCGGCTTCCCTGGCTGGCTCGCTCTACCCAGATGGCATTCCTATCTTGCCTGAATCACAGTTGGAAGATCTGTGTCAAAAGTTCGCGATCAACCAGGTGGTGTTTGCCTACAGCGATGTTCCCCATGCTCAGGTAATGCACGTTGCCTCCCGTGCTTTGGCTCAGGGGGCTGACTTCATCCTGTTGGGGCCAACTCACACCATGCTGAAAGCTCCCATTCCCGTGATTGCCGTGTCTGCAGTCCGAACGGGGTGCGGCAAATCTCAAACCGCTCGCTGGCTTTCCAAACAGTTGCGACAACGCGGACTGAGAGTGGCCGTTCTGCGTCATCCCATGCCCTACGGCGATCTGGCCCAACAGGCCGTACAACGCTTTGCCTCCCTGGCCGACCTGGATGCCGCTCATTGCACGATCGAAGAACGGGAAGAATACGAACCCCATCTGGCGATCGGCAATGTGGTGTATGCCGGGGTAGACTATAGCCGGATCGTTGCGCAAGCCGCCTCAGAAGCCGACATGATTCTCTGGGACGGGGGCAACAATGATTTCCCCTTCCTGGTTCCCGATTTGCACATTGTTCTGGTAGATCCTCTACGTCCCGGTCACGAAACCACTCATCATCCCGGGGAAACCGTGTTGCGCATGGCAGATGTGGTGGTGATTGCCAAAGTGAATGCAGCCGCAACGGCAGCAGTCCAGCAGGTGACTGAAACCGTCCGCAGCATCAATCCCAGAGCGACGATCGTGCGGGCGGCTTCTCCAATTCAGTTAGAGGAGAGCGATCGGGTACGAGGCAAACGGGTGCTGGTGGTAGAAGATGGCCCCACGACGACGCACGGCGGTATGCCCTATGGAGCAGGTTATGTGGCCACAACCCAGGCTCAACCGGCTGAAATTGTTGATCCCCGCCCCTATGCAGTGCCCGAAATTGCCGCTGTTTACACCCAATATCCCCACATTGGAGCTATTCTTCCGGCAATGGGCTATTCCGCTACTCAACTGGCAGGCTTGCAGCAAACCATTAATCAGGCGGAGGCTGACCTGGTGGTCGCCGCCACTCCCATTAACCTGGGAGCACTGATTCAGGTGAATAAACCCATTCTGCGTGCTCGCTATGAATTTGCCGAAATCGGCGAACCCAGCCTCGGTAATCAACTTGGACGGTTTCTCAATAGTCGCTCATAG
- a CDS encoding 2-hydroxyacid dehydrogenase: MRVAVFSTRPYDRQFLEAANAAHGHELIYHEARLQADSAPIANGCQAVCVFVNDDVDRPVLEILAASGVRLVALRSTGFNNVDLQAAADLKIKVVRVTDYSPYSVAEHAVGLILMLNRKLYKAYNRVREDNFSLQGLMGFDIHGKTVGVVGTGKIGQCFAQIMQGFGSQLLGYDVRQNPTCLEMGMRYVELPELFAAADIISLHCPLLPSTHYLINAESISQMKPGVMLINTSRGALVDTSAVIDGIKAGTIGYFGADVYEEEESLFFEDLSDTVIQDDMFQLLQSFPNVVITAHQGFFTREAFTTIAETTLENITEFEQGLPLSHEVQPPKKVASS, translated from the coding sequence ATGAGAGTTGCTGTTTTTAGTACCCGACCCTACGATCGCCAATTTTTAGAGGCGGCGAATGCGGCTCATGGTCACGAACTGATCTACCATGAAGCGCGATTGCAAGCAGACTCAGCGCCGATCGCCAATGGATGTCAGGCTGTTTGTGTATTTGTCAATGATGATGTCGATCGACCCGTTTTAGAGATTCTGGCAGCCAGCGGAGTGCGCCTTGTGGCTCTACGGTCTACCGGATTCAATAATGTGGACTTGCAGGCGGCAGCAGACCTGAAAATCAAAGTGGTGCGCGTGACGGATTATTCCCCCTATTCCGTGGCAGAACACGCTGTTGGATTGATCCTGATGCTGAATCGCAAGCTATACAAAGCGTATAACCGGGTGCGAGAAGATAACTTTTCCTTACAGGGATTGATGGGATTTGACATTCATGGCAAGACCGTTGGCGTAGTCGGTACCGGTAAAATCGGTCAGTGTTTTGCCCAAATTATGCAAGGATTTGGCAGCCAACTGCTAGGGTACGACGTGCGGCAGAATCCCACCTGCCTGGAGATGGGGATGCGGTATGTCGAGTTACCAGAGCTATTTGCGGCTGCCGATATCATTTCCCTGCATTGTCCGCTTTTACCCTCCACCCATTATTTGATTAACGCTGAATCTATCAGTCAGATGAAACCGGGAGTCATGCTGATCAACACCAGTCGGGGTGCTCTGGTGGATACCAGTGCAGTGATTGACGGGATTAAGGCAGGCACGATCGGCTATTTTGGAGCGGATGTGTATGAGGAAGAGGAAAGTCTGTTCTTTGAGGATCTGTCGGATACGGTGATTCAGGACGATATGTTTCAACTGTTGCAGTCCTTTCCCAATGTCGTGATTACGGCGCATCAGGGATTTTTCACCCGCGAGGCATTTACCACTATTGCCGAAACCACCCTGGAAAATATCACCGAATTTGAGCAGGGACTACCCTTAAGTCATGAAGTGCAACCGCCTAAAAAGGTTGCGTCATCCTAA
- a CDS encoding DNA-methyltransferase, with amino-acid sequence MASSLTIAYDHPNGTLFCGDSLNWLLTLPDEVADLIIADPPYNLKKADWDCFASQEVYIHWSIQWMTQAARILKPTGSLYIMGFSEVLADLKAPASRLFWGCRWLIWHYKNKANLGQDWGRSHESILLLRKSSSAKMNIDNIRIPYGNHTLKYPDRTQAETSQYSYDKSTNLEQNWQPNPRGAKPKDVIEIPTLCNGMQEKTPHPTQKPEELIRKFVLASCDRDDLVIDPFSGSGTTLVVAEQLGRKWLGCEINPEYNQWAIQRLKTVQHLSDQEWFWRDKKAAERRRRIRI; translated from the coding sequence TTGGCCAGTTCTCTCACGATCGCCTACGACCATCCCAACGGCACTCTGTTTTGTGGAGACTCATTAAATTGGTTACTCACCCTACCGGATGAAGTGGCCGATTTAATCATTGCTGATCCTCCCTACAATCTCAAAAAAGCCGATTGGGATTGCTTTGCATCTCAGGAGGTTTACATTCATTGGTCAATCCAATGGATGACTCAAGCCGCTCGGATTCTGAAACCGACAGGCTCCCTTTACATCATGGGTTTTTCGGAGGTGTTAGCTGATCTCAAAGCTCCGGCCAGTCGGTTGTTCTGGGGCTGTCGCTGGTTAATTTGGCACTATAAGAACAAGGCGAATCTAGGTCAAGATTGGGGGCGATCGCACGAAAGTATCCTGCTACTTCGCAAGTCCAGTTCTGCCAAGATGAATATTGACAATATCCGGATTCCCTATGGCAATCACACGTTGAAATATCCCGATCGCACGCAAGCGGAAACCAGTCAGTATTCCTACGACAAGTCCACGAATCTGGAGCAGAACTGGCAACCCAATCCACGCGGAGCTAAGCCCAAAGATGTGATTGAAATTCCTACTCTCTGTAATGGAATGCAGGAAAAAACTCCCCATCCTACCCAAAAACCGGAGGAGCTAATCCGAAAATTTGTGCTGGCTTCCTGCGATCGCGATGATCTGGTAATCGATCCCTTTTCTGGTTCAGGAACAACGTTGGTCGTCGCAGAACAACTGGGCCGGAAATGGTTAGGCTGTGAGATCAACCCGGAATACAATCAATGGGCGATTCAACGCCTGAAAACCGTACAACACCTCAGCGATCAGGAGTGGTTTTGGCGTGATAAAAAGGCCGCAGAACGCCGCCGCCGCATCCGAATTTGA
- a CDS encoding DUF445 domain-containing protein: MELSTLWLFIAPPVVGGIIGYFTNDIAIRMLFRPYKPYYIGDRRLPFTPGLIPRNQERLAKRISDTIMGSLLTPEELQNLARRLLQTERVQGALLWLLKLALDQVQEDKQKRTAKVVGNILQDLLGQSLPRLLKVLARREDFLETQLNQIFDQILLEFQLTDEQATKMADWLLEVVLPPDTIRQTLIDFLTDRNIQTIDEGFREKTSGTYWVIANLFGTRNALTRLRTFCLDEREVCNEQITELIVSLNVRARLREWLQNLSLQNLPVSTVRQLRKTLRDTVRIYVQAQGAEFLQEFGKSVDWENLASVLLNRLRNSAVVNESLETVSLELALILERYLEQDLEKIVAQVIPILSIDQVIIDRVKATSPANLEAAINGIVKSELQAIVNLGGILGFVIGLLQSASLLLR; the protein is encoded by the coding sequence TTGGAACTCTCAACCCTCTGGCTATTCATCGCGCCGCCTGTGGTCGGTGGCATTATCGGGTACTTCACGAACGACATTGCCATCCGGATGTTGTTTCGTCCCTATAAGCCCTACTACATTGGCGATCGTCGCTTACCGTTTACGCCTGGTCTCATTCCCCGGAATCAGGAACGGTTAGCCAAGCGGATCTCAGACACGATCATGGGATCGCTGCTGACACCAGAGGAATTACAGAATCTGGCCCGTCGCCTGCTGCAAACGGAACGAGTTCAGGGGGCGTTGCTGTGGCTGTTAAAACTGGCGCTGGATCAGGTCCAGGAAGATAAGCAAAAGCGAACGGCGAAGGTTGTCGGTAATATCTTGCAGGATTTGCTGGGACAATCTTTACCCCGGTTGTTAAAAGTTTTGGCCCGTCGAGAAGATTTTTTAGAAACCCAACTGAATCAGATCTTTGACCAGATCTTGCTGGAGTTTCAACTGACGGATGAGCAGGCCACGAAGATGGCCGACTGGCTCCTGGAAGTGGTTCTGCCGCCCGATACCATTCGCCAGACGTTGATTGACTTTCTTACCGATCGCAATATTCAAACGATTGACGAAGGCTTTCGGGAAAAGACCAGCGGCACCTATTGGGTGATTGCTAACCTGTTTGGCACTCGCAATGCCCTGACTCGTCTGCGTACCTTTTGCCTGGACGAACGGGAAGTTTGCAACGAGCAGATCACAGAACTGATAGTTTCTCTAAACGTGCGGGCGCGATTGCGGGAATGGTTGCAAAATCTCTCCCTGCAAAACCTGCCTGTGTCCACGGTGCGTCAACTGCGTAAAACCCTACGGGATACAGTACGGATCTATGTTCAGGCACAGGGAGCCGAGTTTTTGCAAGAATTTGGCAAATCCGTAGATTGGGAAAATCTGGCCAGTGTTCTATTAAACCGCTTACGAAACTCCGCGGTCGTGAATGAATCTCTAGAAACGGTGAGCCTGGAACTGGCCCTCATTCTGGAACGCTACCTGGAGCAGGATTTGGAAAAGATTGTGGCACAGGTGATCCCAATTCTGAGTATTGATCAAGTGATCATCGATCGCGTCAAAGCCACCTCTCCGGCTAATCTGGAAGCGGCGATCAACGGGATTGTGAAAAGCGAATTACAGGCGATCGTCAATCTAGGTGGCATTTTGGGCTTTGTCATCGGCCTTCTGCAATCCGCCTCTTTGCTGCTTCGTTAA
- a CDS encoding BaiN/RdsA family NAD(P)/FAD-dependent oxidoreductase: protein MTEQFPFQVVIIGGGAAGFFGAIACAEAHPETRVIILEAAHQPLTKVRISGGGRCNVTHACFDPALLVQNYPRGGKALRGAFSRFQAKDTVEWFAAHGVRLKTEADGRMFPVTDDSATVVACLVQSARNAGVQIRTGVAVQSVTKLDDRFHLRLKSGEVLPADRLLLATGSNPAGYAIARSLGHTLEPPVPSLFTFQISDPRLSNLAGVSVASAHLRLQVEDSPSLEQTGPVLITHWGLSGPAVLKLSAWGARLLHDHHYQASLRINWVSQINPESLRQQVVAVRSQLAKKSIVANCPIPIPRRLWERLTAAVGIAPGDRWAELSNKALNQLLQELTQGQFLIRGKGAFKEEFVTCGGVRLQEVDFKTMQSRQCPGLYLAGEILDIDGVTGGFNFQSAWTTAWLAGQAIGNGQRTF, encoded by the coding sequence GTGACGGAGCAATTTCCATTCCAGGTTGTAATCATTGGAGGCGGGGCAGCGGGGTTCTTTGGAGCGATCGCCTGTGCCGAAGCCCATCCTGAAACGCGGGTGATTATCTTAGAAGCAGCCCATCAGCCGTTAACGAAAGTCAGAATCTCCGGTGGTGGCCGTTGCAACGTTACCCATGCCTGTTTTGATCCGGCTCTCCTGGTACAAAACTATCCCAGAGGAGGAAAAGCCTTGCGAGGAGCCTTCAGTCGCTTCCAGGCTAAAGACACGGTGGAATGGTTTGCCGCCCACGGGGTACGGTTGAAAACCGAGGCCGATGGTCGGATGTTTCCGGTAACAGATGATTCAGCGACGGTTGTTGCTTGCCTGGTTCAGTCGGCCAGGAATGCAGGCGTACAAATTCGGACTGGCGTTGCCGTCCAATCGGTGACAAAGCTTGATGATCGGTTTCATCTGCGGCTCAAATCGGGGGAGGTGTTGCCAGCCGATCGGCTGTTACTGGCTACGGGCAGCAATCCAGCAGGCTATGCGATCGCGCGATCGCTGGGGCACACCCTCGAACCACCAGTTCCCTCTTTATTTACGTTTCAGATCAGCGATCCTCGTTTGAGCAATTTAGCCGGAGTCTCGGTGGCCTCGGCTCACCTGCGCTTGCAAGTGGAGGATAGCCCCAGCCTGGAGCAGACTGGCCCCGTGCTGATTACTCATTGGGGCTTAAGTGGGCCAGCCGTTCTCAAGCTTTCTGCCTGGGGAGCCAGACTGCTTCATGACCATCACTATCAGGCTTCCTTGAGAATTAACTGGGTGTCTCAGATTAATCCAGAGAGTTTGCGGCAGCAGGTAGTGGCCGTTCGTTCGCAGTTAGCCAAAAAATCGATCGTGGCGAATTGTCCCATTCCGATTCCTCGGCGATTGTGGGAACGGTTAACAGCGGCGGTGGGAATTGCACCGGGCGATCGCTGGGCAGAGTTATCCAACAAAGCTTTAAATCAATTGCTGCAAGAACTGACCCAGGGCCAATTTCTGATCCGGGGTAAAGGAGCCTTCAAAGAAGAATTTGTCACCTGTGGTGGTGTTCGTTTGCAGGAAGTCGATTTTAAGACCATGCAAAGTCGCCAATGTCCCGGCCTTTACCTGGCTGGCGAAATTCTGGACATTGATGGCGTAACGGGTGGCTTCAATTTCCAAAGTGCCTGGACAACCGCATGGCTGGCAGGACAGGCGATAGGAAACGGCCAGCGAACCTTTTGA